The following coding sequences lie in one Alicyclobacillus curvatus genomic window:
- a CDS encoding fumarylacetoacetate hydrolase family protein, translating to MRQIRNVYCVGRNYRDHASELGNAVPTEPMLFGKWTHALAACKGDLALPANRTNIHHELEIVFMFGRAYEPGMGWTDAVSGVALGLDLTDRDAQNRLKTAGHPWEYAKAFPGSAVVTDFYRVEDFAALAETEFSLAINGKTVQVGVATEMVFPFATLVEFVGRTFGFGAGDILYTGTPAGVGPLRPGDQLVLQFDGVTWGTCVVTTK from the coding sequence ATGCGACAGATTCGAAATGTCTACTGCGTAGGTCGAAACTATCGAGATCATGCCAGTGAACTGGGCAATGCTGTCCCCACGGAGCCGATGTTGTTTGGGAAATGGACGCATGCACTTGCGGCGTGCAAAGGGGACTTGGCGCTTCCGGCCAATCGGACCAACATTCACCACGAACTCGAGATAGTTTTTATGTTCGGTCGTGCCTACGAACCAGGCATGGGTTGGACAGACGCTGTCTCAGGTGTCGCACTTGGCCTCGATTTGACGGACAGGGACGCCCAGAATCGACTGAAGACAGCGGGACATCCGTGGGAGTATGCCAAAGCGTTCCCCGGCTCTGCTGTAGTGACCGACTTCTATCGAGTCGAGGACTTTGCGGCGCTCGCTGAAACCGAATTTTCGCTCGCTATTAACGGCAAGACCGTACAAGTTGGCGTTGCAACGGAGATGGTCTTTCCATTCGCAACACTCGTTGAGTTTGTCGGGAGAACCTTCGGCTTTGGTGCAGGGGATATCTTGTACACGGGCACCCCGGCTGGTGTCGGCCCGCTCCGTCCCGGGGACCAATTGGTGCTCCAGTTTGACGGCGTTACTTGGGGGACTTGTGTCGTAACGACGAAATAG
- a CDS encoding TM2 domain-containing protein — MGRSVALAYVLWFFLGSLGIHRMYCGRIGSGVAMLALTVIGGLTFPILIGHVLIFIVGVWWFLDLFLTAGMAMRAR; from the coding sequence ATGGGACGGTCAGTAGCACTCGCGTATGTCTTGTGGTTTTTTCTCGGCTCTCTCGGAATTCACCGCATGTACTGCGGTCGGATTGGCAGCGGTGTCGCGATGTTAGCCCTCACTGTGATTGGCGGTCTCACGTTTCCAATTCTCATTGGCCACGTTTTGATTTTCATCGTCGGTGTGTGGTGGTTCCTCGATTTGTTCCTGACCGCCGGGATGGCCATGCGTGCGAGATAG
- a CDS encoding D-alanyl-D-alanine carboxypeptidase — translation MGTVVLAVVATSISPTYAAERVFVNAKAAVVMDADTHRLLYAKNPDVPLYPASTTKLMTAILLVTHLKPDDEVYISPQAARQPRVRLGLKSGTTITAEQALHAIIMKSANDVAYAVAQTVGGSQEGFARMMNLKAGLIGCRRTNFVTPNGLHDDEHQITARDVALITAEAVKYPRIVAVMQTKEYQIAGIPFRNGNRMLYIDNPSYGTFIGGKTGYTSKAMYCLALAAKQHGHTRVSVVLGAPRKSFMYRETRRLLEFANKEKPVQIV, via the coding sequence ATGGGGACGGTTGTGCTCGCTGTCGTGGCGACCTCTATCTCCCCAACTTACGCCGCGGAACGTGTGTTCGTGAATGCCAAAGCGGCTGTCGTGATGGACGCGGATACACATCGGCTGCTGTATGCGAAAAATCCTGATGTCCCTCTGTATCCGGCGAGCACAACCAAGTTAATGACGGCAATTTTGCTTGTCACACACTTGAAGCCGGACGATGAAGTGTATATCAGCCCGCAGGCTGCACGCCAACCTCGAGTACGACTCGGCTTAAAGAGTGGGACTACCATCACAGCGGAGCAAGCACTCCACGCCATCATCATGAAAAGTGCAAACGACGTTGCGTACGCGGTGGCGCAGACGGTGGGCGGATCGCAAGAAGGGTTTGCGCGCATGATGAACCTGAAAGCCGGTTTGATTGGATGTCGACGAACGAATTTCGTGACGCCCAACGGTCTGCATGACGATGAACACCAGATAACGGCACGGGATGTTGCTCTCATCACAGCAGAAGCCGTCAAGTATCCCCGGATTGTCGCGGTGATGCAAACCAAAGAGTACCAAATAGCAGGCATCCCATTTCGCAACGGGAACCGTATGCTGTATATTGACAATCCTTCCTACGGCACGTTTATTGGAGGGAAGACAGGGTACACATCAAAAGCGATGTACTGTTTGGCCTTGGCGGCGAAGCAACACGGGCACACACGTGTTTCGGTAGTCCTTGGGGCACCGAGAAAGAGTTTCATGTACCGTGAAACACGACGCCTGTTGGAATTTGCAAACAAGGAAAAACCAGTCCAGATTGTTTAG
- a CDS encoding N-acetyltransferase — protein sequence MCLTIRFGDSHDIAAILAIYNQGIEDRLATLEMEFKDLDYMTKWFADHSHRYRVFVAEVDGEVVGWADVHPYSHRCAYAGVGELSVYVRRDWRGRGIGQKLLLELEAFARQNDFHKLVLGTFPFNENGQRLYKKMGFYEVGTFKNHGQLDGRWVDVMWMEKLL from the coding sequence TTGTGCTTGACAATTCGCTTTGGAGATTCTCACGATATCGCAGCAATACTGGCCATTTATAACCAGGGTATTGAAGATCGGCTAGCCACATTGGAGATGGAGTTCAAAGACCTGGACTACATGACGAAGTGGTTCGCTGACCATTCACATCGGTACCGAGTATTTGTGGCTGAGGTTGATGGCGAAGTAGTGGGGTGGGCTGATGTTCATCCTTATTCTCATCGCTGTGCCTACGCGGGTGTGGGAGAACTGTCTGTCTACGTGCGCCGTGATTGGCGCGGACGAGGTATTGGACAGAAGTTGCTTTTAGAGTTGGAGGCGTTTGCCCGCCAGAACGACTTTCACAAACTGGTCCTAGGCACCTTTCCGTTTAACGAAAACGGTCAACGGCTCTATAAAAAGATGGGGTTCTACGAAGTGGGTACGTTTAAGAACCACGGACAATTGGATGGAAGATGGGTCGATGTCATGTGGATGGAAAAGTTGCTGTAG
- a CDS encoding metal-dependent transcriptional regulator produces the protein MPRTHGVEQYLEAIYILTGEGVTVLGSVLADYLNVSRPTVTQTIQRLTTAGLVTTGTGKEIVLTAEGLERAETVVRRHRLLERWLSDELGLDWAQAHVEAGRLEHAISPLVEERLYERLGRPSTCPHGNVIPGTGWRQPHGIRLTEVAAPNQVQVVRIFEHAEEDLDLLRFLHQAGLIPGAKVSVNAPESRYEAGVPVEVNGSVYALEPSVAERIIVEQVD, from the coding sequence ATGCCACGGACACACGGCGTCGAGCAATACCTGGAGGCGATATACATATTGACAGGTGAGGGCGTGACGGTGTTGGGATCCGTTCTCGCCGATTACCTCAACGTGTCGAGACCGACAGTTACGCAAACCATCCAGCGGTTAACGACCGCGGGGCTCGTCACCACAGGGACGGGAAAAGAAATTGTGCTGACAGCCGAGGGGCTGGAGCGGGCAGAAACGGTGGTCAGGCGGCACCGGTTACTTGAGCGCTGGCTTAGTGATGAACTGGGACTGGACTGGGCACAGGCCCATGTAGAAGCGGGGCGCCTCGAGCACGCCATCTCACCGCTGGTGGAAGAACGTTTGTACGAGCGACTAGGGAGACCCTCTACGTGCCCTCATGGGAATGTCATTCCTGGTACGGGATGGCGCCAGCCGCATGGCATCCGACTTACCGAAGTCGCAGCACCCAATCAGGTGCAGGTTGTTCGTATTTTTGAACATGCGGAAGAAGACCTCGACCTGTTGCGATTCCTGCATCAGGCAGGTCTCATCCCTGGGGCGAAGGTTTCGGTCAACGCTCCTGAAAGCCGCTACGAGGCCGGGGTGCCGGTTGAAGTGAACGGATCGGTCTATGCTCTTGAACCGTCTGTAGCAGAACGAATCATCGTGGAACAGGTCGACTAA
- a CDS encoding MFS transporter, with protein MTQLGGHGEQATVTRYQWKTLSASTVGYALDGLDLMVLAYVMSLVISHFKLNAAQAGFISTITLIGAVIGGYTFGVLADIFGRVKTFSLSILIFAIFTGTTAFVHNVFWFDVTRFIAGLGLGGEFGIGMTLVAEVWPKRFRARATGVVAAGFVIGMVVALILSMIFVPHFGWRSVFLIGTLPALFAWWSRRSLKEPELWVTRQRTKKVPLALLFATPKKTGTTIGLVIITSVQNFGFYGIMTWLPTMLAKQLHFSFNKSLTWTFVTVLGMLAGILVFGVLADKIGRKMSFIIFQLAAAVMVWVFFQQTNALILLILGALLGFFVDGMMAGYGASIAEHYPTEARSTAENFIFNTGRAVGGFGPFVIGYLSLTHSLSSALGLLSVIYVVAALAVLFLIPETKNTDLA; from the coding sequence ATGACGCAGTTGGGTGGACACGGCGAGCAAGCAACCGTGACTCGGTACCAGTGGAAAACGCTCTCTGCGTCGACAGTGGGTTACGCACTGGATGGACTTGACCTGATGGTTTTAGCGTACGTCATGTCGCTAGTCATCTCGCACTTTAAGCTCAATGCTGCACAGGCTGGGTTCATCAGCACGATTACACTCATCGGCGCGGTGATTGGCGGTTACACCTTTGGTGTGCTGGCCGACATCTTTGGTCGTGTCAAGACATTTTCCTTAAGCATCCTTATTTTTGCGATTTTTACAGGTACAACGGCTTTTGTACATAACGTCTTCTGGTTTGATGTCACGCGGTTTATCGCGGGACTTGGCCTTGGCGGCGAATTCGGGATTGGCATGACACTGGTCGCAGAAGTCTGGCCCAAACGATTCCGCGCCCGTGCAACTGGGGTGGTTGCAGCGGGGTTTGTCATCGGAATGGTGGTTGCGCTCATCTTGTCAATGATTTTTGTTCCCCATTTTGGCTGGCGCAGCGTTTTCTTAATCGGGACACTTCCAGCACTGTTCGCGTGGTGGTCGAGGCGCAGCCTGAAGGAACCTGAACTCTGGGTCACGCGCCAACGTACGAAGAAGGTACCGCTGGCGCTTTTGTTTGCGACACCGAAGAAAACCGGCACCACCATCGGATTGGTGATTATCACGAGCGTCCAGAACTTTGGTTTTTACGGAATCATGACATGGCTGCCGACGATGCTTGCCAAACAGCTTCACTTCTCATTCAATAAATCACTGACGTGGACGTTTGTCACCGTCCTTGGCATGTTGGCTGGCATCTTGGTATTCGGGGTTCTTGCAGATAAAATCGGACGTAAAATGTCCTTTATCATCTTCCAGTTGGCGGCTGCAGTGATGGTCTGGGTCTTCTTCCAACAGACGAATGCACTCATTCTGCTCATTCTAGGTGCTCTACTTGGCTTCTTCGTAGATGGCATGATGGCCGGGTACGGTGCGTCTATTGCTGAACACTATCCGACAGAAGCGAGATCGACCGCCGAGAATTTCATTTTCAATACCGGACGCGCCGTGGGAGGATTCGGACCGTTCGTCATTGGCTATCTCTCTTTGACGCACAGTTTGAGTTCTGCACTCGGTCTGCTGTCGGTCATCTACGTGGTCGCGGCCTTGGCTGTGCTCTTTCTTATCCCAGAAACAAAGAACACGGATCTGGCTTAA
- the dusB gene encoding tRNA dihydrouridine synthase DusB translates to MLTIGDVQIDDPVILAPMAGVCNPPFRKIAKRLGAGMVCAEMVSDKGLVHGSLKSQQMLTILEDEHPVSLQLVGYDRESMVQAAEMLGETNADLIDINMGCPVLKIYKNGSGAALARDPKYAADIVKAVVERVNKPVTVKFRKGWDDDNVNAVEVAKAVEQAGARAVTVHGRTASQLYSGQADWSIIKRVKEAVSIPVIGNGDVDSPQAAKRLLEETVCDGVMIGRGALGNPWVFREVSHFLATGRELAGPGAEERINVAIEHLRHLVNYKGEVIGVREMRKHAAWYIKGLPGAAEMRNVVNEQTTLDGMESALRGFLEQVLQLAV, encoded by the coding sequence ATGCTGACAATTGGTGATGTTCAGATTGACGATCCGGTGATCCTCGCCCCGATGGCCGGCGTTTGCAACCCGCCCTTTCGGAAAATAGCCAAGCGGCTCGGAGCTGGCATGGTCTGCGCGGAGATGGTGAGCGATAAAGGTCTGGTTCATGGAAGCTTGAAGAGCCAGCAGATGTTGACGATTCTTGAAGATGAGCACCCTGTCAGTTTGCAACTGGTGGGATACGATAGAGAGTCAATGGTGCAGGCAGCGGAAATGCTTGGTGAGACCAACGCCGATCTGATTGACATCAACATGGGCTGCCCGGTGCTGAAGATCTACAAGAACGGATCGGGAGCGGCGTTGGCACGTGACCCAAAATACGCAGCCGATATCGTCAAAGCGGTGGTAGAGCGCGTTAACAAGCCAGTCACGGTGAAATTCCGCAAGGGCTGGGATGATGACAACGTTAATGCGGTTGAAGTGGCAAAGGCGGTAGAGCAGGCAGGCGCTCGAGCGGTGACCGTGCACGGCCGTACTGCTTCGCAATTGTACAGTGGACAAGCCGACTGGAGTATCATCAAACGTGTCAAAGAGGCCGTATCGATTCCAGTTATCGGGAACGGTGACGTGGATTCACCACAGGCGGCCAAACGGCTGTTGGAAGAGACCGTTTGCGACGGCGTGATGATTGGCCGGGGGGCACTCGGGAACCCATGGGTGTTCCGCGAAGTCAGCCATTTCCTGGCGACAGGACGGGAGTTGGCTGGGCCCGGGGCGGAAGAGCGGATCAATGTGGCGATTGAGCATCTCCGCCACCTGGTCAATTACAAAGGGGAAGTCATCGGCGTGCGCGAGATGCGCAAACACGCTGCGTGGTACATCAAGGGCTTGCCCGGTGCAGCCGAGATGCGCAATGTCGTGAATGAGCAGACTACGCTTGATGGCATGGAGAGCGCGCTGCGCGGCTTCCTGGAACAGGTGCTGCAGCTCGCCGTGTGA